Proteins from a single region of Sporosarcina sp. P33:
- a CDS encoding ABC transporter permease — protein sequence MNNMHDIWGQRFFHYVNELQKYMRYVFTGHLAIVFMFAIGAGGYAYSEWLKEVPATFPSALIVSVIIALLLMKAAPTTLLKPADIVFFLPLENQLPNYMKRSLTWSAFSQLPLPLIAMVVALPLLKATEVGTGVDYLLVVLLIIAGKGLFVGTEYNVRIANDDFIWTDRVIRFVLAFLTIYFGLTWSPVVVIIGIAAAILYAKFWDKQAERFPFPYEQFIELEQNRMMRFYRFANYFTEVPHLVGSVSKRSWLKFVMKRSTFRRRDVQNYLVVRTFIRTDDTFWLWLRLTALSALGAFLIPLPIVSFIFVGALAFATAVQLILALEGGVEFTMDQLYPEEQEKSQIRAVRSLVRKLIWLQAVILLAAALPLYGPGITPVLIALIAVIIGEATIRLTKEQVREI from the coding sequence ATGAACAACATGCATGATATTTGGGGGCAGCGGTTCTTTCATTACGTCAATGAGCTGCAGAAATATATGCGCTATGTATTCACTGGGCATTTGGCTATCGTCTTCATGTTCGCGATTGGAGCGGGGGGCTATGCGTACAGTGAATGGCTGAAAGAAGTGCCCGCGACGTTTCCTTCCGCGCTGATTGTGTCCGTGATTATTGCTTTACTGCTGATGAAAGCTGCACCGACGACGTTGCTTAAACCGGCTGACATCGTTTTCTTTCTGCCGCTGGAGAATCAGCTGCCCAATTATATGAAACGTTCATTGACATGGTCTGCATTCTCACAGCTGCCATTGCCGCTGATTGCCATGGTAGTGGCACTTCCTTTATTGAAAGCTACAGAAGTCGGCACAGGGGTTGATTATCTCCTTGTAGTGCTGCTAATAATTGCTGGCAAAGGTTTATTTGTAGGGACAGAGTATAATGTCCGAATTGCAAATGACGACTTTATCTGGACTGACCGCGTAATTCGTTTTGTTTTGGCATTTCTAACGATTTACTTTGGACTTACCTGGAGTCCGGTTGTCGTGATCATCGGAATAGCGGCAGCGATTCTATATGCGAAGTTTTGGGACAAACAGGCCGAACGCTTTCCGTTTCCATATGAACAGTTTATAGAATTGGAGCAGAACCGTATGATGCGTTTCTATCGGTTTGCTAATTATTTCACTGAAGTTCCGCATCTGGTCGGGTCGGTCAGTAAACGAAGCTGGCTGAAATTCGTGATGAAACGCTCCACTTTCAGGCGCCGCGATGTCCAGAATTATCTGGTTGTCCGGACGTTCATTCGGACGGACGATACGTTTTGGCTGTGGCTCAGGTTAACTGCACTGTCCGCTCTCGGCGCATTTCTGATTCCGCTGCCGATTGTATCTTTCATCTTCGTAGGAGCTCTCGCATTTGCAACCGCAGTGCAGCTCATCCTGGCACTTGAAGGCGGCGTCGAATTTACGATGGATCAACTGTATCCGGAAGAACAGGAAAAGTCTCAAATCAGAGCCGTCCGATCGTTAGTGAGGAAGTTAATCTGGCTGCAGGCGGTTATTCTGCTGGCAGCAGCTCTGCCTCTATATGGACCGGGCATAACGCCGGTACTGATTGCTCTTATCGCGGTCATTATCGGGGAAGCTACGATTCGATTGACGAAAGAGCAAGTAAGAGAAATATAA
- a CDS encoding ABC transporter ATP-binding protein yields the protein MAILELEHVTGGYTRKPVLHDLSFQIEEGELVGLIGLNGAGKSTTIKHIIGVMNPLQGTIKINGATFSDKAQYRQSFSYIPETPVLYEELTLQEHLELTAMAYGLDKQQFEIRTEQLLKEFRMEKRLKWFPAHFSKGMRQKVMIMCAFLVEPKLYIIDEPFVGLDPLAIRALLDQIIERKNAGASILMSTHVLATAEKYCDRIILLHEGRVRANGTMDDLRRAFGRPDATLDDLYIAMTEETDHEQHA from the coding sequence ATGGCAATCCTAGAACTAGAACATGTAACAGGCGGTTATACGCGCAAACCAGTTTTGCATGACCTTTCATTCCAGATAGAAGAAGGAGAATTGGTCGGCTTGATTGGTCTGAATGGCGCAGGTAAAAGTACGACAATCAAACATATTATCGGCGTGATGAACCCATTGCAGGGAACCATCAAAATCAATGGTGCGACGTTCAGCGACAAAGCACAATATCGCCAATCATTCAGTTATATTCCTGAAACACCGGTATTATACGAAGAACTGACGCTGCAGGAACATTTAGAGCTGACTGCAATGGCATACGGGCTGGACAAGCAGCAATTTGAAATTCGCACAGAACAACTGCTGAAAGAATTCCGCATGGAAAAACGTTTGAAATGGTTTCCTGCCCACTTCTCTAAAGGTATGCGGCAGAAAGTCATGATCATGTGCGCATTTCTTGTGGAACCGAAATTATATATTATTGATGAGCCATTCGTAGGTCTGGATCCGTTGGCTATTCGTGCGCTGCTGGATCAAATCATAGAACGGAAAAATGCGGGAGCTTCTATTTTAATGTCGACACACGTATTGGCGACGGCAGAGAAGTATTGCGACCGCATTATTCTGCTGCATGAAGGCCGTGTGCGTGCGAACGGAACGATGGATGATCTGCGGAGAGCATTCGGACGCCCAGATGCGACACTTGACGACTTATATATCGCGATGACTGAGGAAACTGATCATGAACAACATGCATGA
- a CDS encoding HIT family protein, with protein sequence MTSCIFCKIVEGTIPGEKVYEDEHVIAFMDIMPVTKGHVLLIPKTHRENLYELTEDEAANLFKAAPKIAHALKEEFQPAGMNLVQNNGSFAGQSVYHFHMHFIPRYDKSDGLKVEFNTKVEQYPMDVLSELAAGISRRLQQ encoded by the coding sequence ATGACCTCATGTATTTTCTGCAAAATTGTAGAAGGAACGATTCCGGGAGAAAAAGTGTATGAAGATGAGCACGTCATCGCTTTCATGGACATTATGCCCGTCACAAAGGGGCATGTACTCCTGATTCCAAAAACTCACCGTGAAAATCTTTATGAGTTAACTGAAGACGAAGCGGCGAATTTATTTAAAGCGGCACCGAAAATCGCCCATGCACTGAAAGAAGAATTTCAGCCGGCCGGAATGAATCTGGTGCAAAACAACGGATCTTTTGCAGGCCAGTCCGTCTATCATTTCCATATGCACTTCATTCCCCGCTATGATAAATCTGACGGACTGAAAGTAGAATTTAATACAAAAGTAGAGCAATATCCGATGGACGTACTGTCTGAACTGGCTGCTGGCATCTCCAGACGTCTGCAGCAGTAA
- a CDS encoding YtxH domain-containing protein, giving the protein MKASTFFIGLAAGAVTSAVTVLYSTPKAGSELRSSVKTASLELKDKLKDVKGRVADLKDSVTDLSEDARELVPETVEEMKVSVADWKRSTEHNKKRLEKEISAIQTALDDLEKSISTR; this is encoded by the coding sequence ATGAAAGCGTCTACATTCTTTATCGGTCTGGCCGCAGGTGCTGTTACCTCAGCTGTCACCGTTCTATACTCTACGCCAAAAGCCGGCAGTGAATTGCGGTCAAGCGTGAAAACCGCGTCATTAGAATTAAAGGATAAGTTAAAAGATGTAAAAGGCCGAGTGGCTGACCTGAAAGACTCTGTGACAGATTTATCAGAGGATGCAAGAGAACTTGTTCCGGAGACCGTGGAGGAGATGAAAGTTTCCGTTGCAGACTGGAAACGTTCGACGGAACATAATAAAAAGCGTCTGGAGAAAGAAATCTCTGCGATCCAGACAGCATTGGATGATTTGGAAAAATCGATCAGCACCCGCTGA
- a CDS encoding HTH-type transcriptional regulator Hpr has protein sequence MAEQNISRKDAMIFNQRVAQMSKALWKAVEKDWQQWIKPYELNINEHHILWIAYHLEGATISDIAKFGVMHVSTAFNFSKKLEQRKLLYFSKKDDDRRNTYVTVTDEGKELLIEMNANYHNEEYSILQGSLPLRDIYGKFPEFLEVMSVLRNIYGDDFMDIFERGFKNIERTYEDSNDYLQKTEVET, from the coding sequence ATGGCAGAGCAAAACATTTCACGTAAAGATGCGATGATCTTTAACCAGCGTGTCGCCCAAATGTCGAAAGCATTATGGAAAGCCGTGGAAAAAGATTGGCAGCAATGGATAAAACCTTATGAACTGAATATTAATGAACATCATATTTTATGGATTGCCTACCACCTGGAAGGCGCCACGATTTCAGACATCGCCAAATTTGGCGTCATGCATGTTTCGACGGCTTTCAATTTCTCAAAAAAACTGGAACAGCGAAAATTATTATACTTCTCCAAGAAAGACGATGACCGGCGCAACACCTACGTGACGGTTACGGATGAGGGGAAAGAGCTGCTAATTGAAATGAATGCGAATTACCATAACGAAGAATACAGCATTCTTCAGGGCTCTCTTCCCCTTCGCGATATTTATGGAAAATTCCCTGAATTCCTTGAAGTCATGTCTGTTTTACGAAATATTTACGGCGATGATTTCATGGATATTTTCGAGCGCGGGTTCAAAAATATTGAAAGAACCTACGAAGACTCGAATGATTACCTGCAAAAGACTGAAGTAGAGACATAA
- a CDS encoding YjcZ family sporulation protein, whose translation MSGYTQGGSGSSGFALIVVLFILLIIVGAAYLY comes from the coding sequence ATGAGCGGCTACACTCAAGGTGGGTCAGGTTCATCCGGCTTTGCTCTAATTGTTGTCTTGTTCATTCTATTGATCATTGTCGGTGCAGCATACCTGTACTAA